A stretch of the Panthera uncia isolate 11264 chromosome D1, Puncia_PCG_1.0, whole genome shotgun sequence genome encodes the following:
- the LOC125915799 gene encoding olfactory receptor 5AK2-like, with protein MTKENITEVTEFFLLGFGAQNKFRDLLFIVFLVIYVTSMVGNIGMILLIKTDSRLQTPMYFFLQHLAFVDICYTSAITPKMLQNFILKNKSISFEGCIMQLLVYATFATSDCYLLAAMAVDRYVAICNPLHYPIIMSRRICIQLVAGSYVMGSINASVHTGFTFSLYFCKSNTINHFFCDVPPILALSCSNIDINIMLLVVFVGFNLIFTVLVVIFSYMYIMATILKISSVSGRKKAFSTCASHLTAVIVFYATLSYMYLEPQASNSQENMKVASVFYGIVIPLLNPMIYSLKNKEVKEVLKVMRKKFF; from the coding sequence atgacaaaagaaaatatcactGAAGTGactgaattttttcttctggGGTTTGGTGCCCAAAACAAGTTTCGAGACCTCCTCTTCATTGTATTTCTGGTCATCTATGTGACTTCCATGGTGGGTAATATTGGAATGATCCTACTCATCAAGACAGATTCCAGACTTCAAACACCCATGTACTTTTTCCTACaacatttggcttttgttgatatcTGTTATACCTCCGCTATCACTCCCAAGATGCTGcaaaacttcatattaaaaaacaaatctatatCCTTTGAGGGCTGTATAATGCAATTATTGGTTTATGCAACATTTGCAACCAGTGACTGTTACCTCCTGGCTGCTATGGCAGTTGATCGTTATGTAGCCATCTGTAACCCACTTCACTACCCCATAATCATGTCCCGAAGAATCTGCATCCAACTGGTAGCTGGTTCATATGTCATGGGTTCAATAAATGCTTCCGTGCACACAGGTTTTACATTTTCACTGTACTTCTGCAAATCCAATACCATCAATCATTTTTTCTGTGATGTTCCCCCAATTCTTGCCCTTTCATGCTCCAACATTGACATCAACATCATGCTCCTTGTTGTCTTTGTGGGATTTAACCTGATATTCACTGTGTTGGTTGTCATCTTTTCCTACATGTATATCATGGCCACCATCCTGAAGATATCTTCTGTTTCAGGGAGGAAAAAAGCCTTCTCCACATGTGCCTCCCACCTGACAGCAGTCATTGTTTTCTATGCAACCCTGTCATACATGTACTTAGAGCCCCAAGCTAGTAATTCCCAGGAGAATATGAAAGTGGCCTCTGTATTTTATGGCATTGTGATTCCTCTTTTGAACCCCATGATCTATAGTTTGAAAAATAAGGAGGTGAAAGAGGTTCTAAAAGTGATGAGGAAAAAGTTCTTCTAG